Genomic segment of Candidatus Jordarchaeales archaeon:
AAAGTAGTATTCGAGAGGCCCCCTCTCTGCTCCAAACGAGTAGTAGCTTGCAGACTCTTTCCCCATGTCGAACGACGAGCGGTGAGTGTTGTTGAAGAATATGCCATAACTCCTCCCGTCCCTTAAAGCCATGAAGAAAGGCACGGAGCCGTAAATCGGGTCAGTGGGCGTATAGTGGTAAACGTTGTCCGTGTTCCACATGGTCAGAGCCTGGTCACGCTTGTCGAGGGGGCCGGTCTTCTCGCCGAAGCCAAAGTAGTGTTCGTTTTCAGGCATCTCCTTCCAGCACCTAACCTGCTCCCCATCCCACCCCATCCCCTTACCCAAGTCGTCGCGGTTTATCATCCAACCGTCACAGGAGTAGAACTCCAGCCTGCACGGGTTCTTGCGAACCTTCAAAATCAAGTTTTCGGTTGAAAGCGTGAGGAACTCTCCTTCATCCCTAAACTCGGGGCTCACCGCGGCACCATGTTCCCTAACGATCCATGGAGGGCTGGGCGCCTTATCTGGAGTTACGAGGCGAACCCGGATGACATTGTGGCCTAAAACTTTCACCTCTGCTTCAAGCTCGCCGCAGTCTAGTGCTAAAACGTTGCCCTGCAAAGTGTACCCCTTAACCCTACCAATGGACCTCCATTCCCCGCGCAAGAAACCACCACCCAGCTACCTTATCCTTTCACATCGCTTATTCTAAAAGATTTGTGGAAAATTTTTTAAAAGGGAATTTTTGGCGCCGCTCTGGCTCTGAAAATATTTATACACCGCTTTTCCAGTTCATAGCAGCTTAACATTTCCACTGGTGGGCTGCTTTGGACGAGCTTGAAAGCGCCATCCACCATCTTCTCAAAGCCAGGGAACTGCTTGAGAACGGGGGAGACTGCAAAGTTGAGCTCTGGTTTGCCCGCTCTAAGATAGAGGTTTTCCTAGCTAAGCTTTCGCTAAAGCACGGGCTTGAAGAAGTTGCTACTCCTAGGATTAAAGGTAAGGTTAACTTAAACCTCGAAGTTGTAGACGAGCTTGTGAAGGAGTTGGGCTCAGCAGCCGAGTCCTACTGCTCAGGTGATTTTGAAGGAGCATTCAAGACCGGGTGGAACGTTCGCGAAAAACTGACGAAGCTACTACTCTAGATTGGAGGCATGCATTTGATCAAGCGCGGTGTGAGGGTTTTAGGTATTGCGGAAAGCTTCGTTAAAGGCGCCAAGCGCTCCATAATTTCGGGTGTCGTCATGAGAGGGGACCTACAGATCGACGGCTTCTCCTTTGCCACGGCCACAGTCGGTGGAATGGATGCAACGCAGAGCGTGCTTAAGCTTTACGAGGACCTGAACAGGAGGGATGTCAACGTCATAATGCTGAACGGATGCGTCATAAGCTGGTTCAACATAATAGACTTGGACGCCGTTCACGCAGCAACAGCCAAACCGTTGATCGCCGTTACATACGAGGAGTCGGAGGGGCTTGAAAAGTACCTCAAACAGTACTTCGAAGACTGGGAGCAGAGACTAGCTGTATACAGGCGGCTCGGCGAAAGGGAGAAGGTCACGCTTCACACAGGGCACCAAGTGCTAGTCCGCTACATAGGCATATCACAGAGGAAAACTCGCCTAATACTGAACCGCTTCACGCTTCAAGGAGCAGTTCCAGAGCCCCTCAGAGTAGCCCGCATACTTTCAAGAAGCATTTTAAGAAGCGGACTAGTGCCAGAGGCAACGAAGAAAGAGGAAACGACGATGAATGTAAATGGTGGCGACTTCACGTTTTAATTGAAACACTCAGCAGTAAGTCTTGTACCCGGCAAGCCTGCTTCAAAGCTTCAGGATAGATTGAACGTCCATAAGCTCAGTTAGATCGTGCATGTTGAAAAGGGGCTATAAAAAAGAAGGGTAAGTGTGCCTCTCGTTTCTGGTGTAATGGCTTCCAGGCTAAAGGTTGACCAGGTTTTCGACCGGGCTCTTGTTGAGGTCTAAGCCGAGCTTGCGCGGCTCTATTCCCATGGCAAGCCCAACGAGCTGAGTTAGGTAGAAGACTGGAAGCGAGATTTCGGGGTCGTTCATAACCTGCCTTATGACATCCTGTCTCGCATCGTAGTTTGCCTGGCAGGCGGGGCATGAGGTCACCAGTGCGTCGAACCCCCTAGCCTTAACTGCTTTAAGCTTCCAGCCACAGAGACGGGCAACCAGCTCGGGTTCGACAACGTTTGCCCCAGCCCCGCAGCACTCAAGCCTCTCAGGGTAGTCTCCAGTCTTAGCTCCTATCGCTTCAAGTATTGCCTCCATCTTCGTTGGCTTTTCAGCGTCGTCAACACGGGGAAAGTCAGCCGGCCTGATTATGTGGCAGCCGTAGTGGCATGCCACCTTGAACCCCAAAGGCTTCGTGACAACGCTCTTAACCTTCTCCAATCCGATCTCGTCGTGCAACACTTCTATCGTGTGCAGGATCCTAACTTGGTTGCTGGGGTCGAACTCCAGACCCTCTTCCCAGAGTAGTTCGTTAACCCAGCCGGCAAGCTTGTCGCGAGCCGCTAAGATGTGTTGTGCTTCGCAAAGCGATATGTGGCATCCATTGCATGGGACAAACAGGGGGTAACCGGATTTCTGTGCCTCAGCCAGTATGCGGCTCGCGAGGTAAAGCCACACCCTTGTGCTAACCTGCATCAAGGGGTAGCCGCAGCAAGCATTCCATCCTAGCTCGACGAGCTCCACGCCAAGTTTCGGAAAGACCTCGCGCACCGAGACCTCATACCCGTACTCCACAGTGGCTATCATGCAACCCCAAAAAACTTTGTACTTAGCCCCCACACTATTCCCTCCTAATTTCAGCGGTGAGCTTCTCCAAGTTTCGCCTGAAAGCCTCCATGTTCGCAGGCTTCCCTAAATCTGGAAGTTTAAGCGTGTCCCTGGAAACAAAGTCGAAGTCCTTGTTCATCACCTCTTGCGGCGGCTGTATTGTAGCGTAGCGAACCACGTTCTCGAGCATAACCCTGTACCCTTTGGGCGGCGGTGTGCCGCGAGCTACGAGTAGGTTTCTCAAGGCGAGTATCAGCATCGCAGGCCTAGCGTTTTGAGGACATCTAGTATCGCACTTGAGGCACTGGCAACATGACCACACCCCCCTCTCCACGCCCTCAATTAAGCCGAGCTTGAACAGCTGGATTATTGCGTGGGGGATACACTCTGCGTCAACCATGACGCAGCCCGAAGAACAACGGGCGCAGCTGTAACACACCGACGGCGTAAGGTTTGCAACCTTTTCCTTCAGCTTCTCTAAAAGCTCGTCGACCTCCCTAAGTGCCTGCACACCTTACACCTCCACAGACTCCTTCTTGAGGGGATT
This window contains:
- a CDS encoding DUF99 family protein, encoding MIKRGVRVLGIAESFVKGAKRSIISGVVMRGDLQIDGFSFATATVGGMDATQSVLKLYEDLNRRDVNVIMLNGCVISWFNIIDLDAVHAATAKPLIAVTYEESEGLEKYLKQYFEDWEQRLAVYRRLGEREKVTLHTGHQVLVRYIGISQRKTRLILNRFTLQGAVPEPLRVARILSRSILRSGLVPEATKKEETTMNVNGGDFTF
- a CDS encoding CoB--CoM heterodisulfide reductase iron-sulfur subunit B family protein, which produces MGAKYKVFWGCMIATVEYGYEVSVREVFPKLGVELVELGWNACCGYPLMQVSTRVWLYLASRILAEAQKSGYPLFVPCNGCHISLCEAQHILAARDKLAGWVNELLWEEGLEFDPSNQVRILHTIEVLHDEIGLEKVKSVVTKPLGFKVACHYGCHIIRPADFPRVDDAEKPTKMEAILEAIGAKTGDYPERLECCGAGANVVEPELVARLCGWKLKAVKARGFDALVTSCPACQANYDARQDVIRQVMNDPEISLPVFYLTQLVGLAMGIEPRKLGLDLNKSPVENLVNL